The Kangiella marina genome window below encodes:
- the asnB gene encoding asparagine synthase (glutamine-hydrolyzing), with translation MCGIAGVIHSDKNRAIDSQTLVNMAAIQYHRGPDNFGYHNPQGAGVGLSHARLTIIDLDEERGRQPHVSDSGRYMMVHNGEFYDFQRIRASMTAQGARFQSKSDSELVLQMYPHYGIEKTVENLRGEFAFSIYDREEETMYLVRDRFGIKPLYWTETEHGVVFGSELKVLFAHPDVKREIDSEGLYHQLIQVMVPGSTAFKGVHQVPPGHWIKIQRKDGKLTIEQHKYWDIDFPQAEEHLKVKEEQEYIEGVREQLLEAVHLRLNADVPVGAYLSGGIDSCSILGLSASVRQDPVKAFTIGFDDADYDETPIATEMAEMTGAEQIILALSAEHLYDHFERTIWHTERTIYNTLGVAKLLMSQKVREQGYKVVLTGEGSDELFAGYPAFRKDMFLYGLSDLPDNLKSDLQSTLAESNELFKGAMLPREEFKSEAIDQKVGFTPTCIQSWMGCDGFARNLMAKDHVDEIKDYDPGTAMAEQFDETQLEGRHPLDKAQYVWIKTMLEGQILTWGGDRVDMANSMEARPPFLDHHLAAYAVNIPPQMRIKGPVEKYVLKEAMKGLLPETLYKRQKFAFMAPPAHTDEKKWSALMELMDEFASEEKIKEAGLIDYAALQDMLRSHDDPTVPRDHKVQMDAILNHVLGVQLLHHHFVKQDIPKRAAAKAHELGWAA, from the coding sequence ATGTGCGGAATCGCGGGTGTTATACATAGTGATAAGAACCGAGCAATAGATTCGCAAACGTTAGTTAATATGGCGGCGATTCAATATCATCGTGGCCCTGATAATTTTGGTTACCATAACCCACAAGGCGCTGGCGTGGGCTTAAGTCATGCTCGCCTAACAATTATTGATTTAGACGAAGAGCGCGGACGTCAGCCGCATGTGAGTGATAGCGGCCGTTACATGATGGTTCACAATGGCGAGTTTTACGACTTCCAGCGTATTCGAGCTTCAATGACGGCGCAGGGTGCTCGCTTCCAGAGCAAGAGTGACTCTGAGCTAGTGTTGCAAATGTATCCGCATTACGGGATCGAGAAAACGGTCGAGAACTTACGCGGCGAGTTTGCATTTTCTATCTACGATCGCGAAGAAGAAACCATGTACTTGGTTCGAGATCGTTTTGGCATTAAACCGCTTTACTGGACTGAAACTGAGCACGGCGTTGTGTTTGGTTCTGAATTAAAAGTGTTGTTCGCTCATCCCGACGTTAAGCGCGAGATTGATTCCGAAGGTTTGTACCACCAGTTGATCCAGGTGATGGTACCAGGTTCCACAGCTTTTAAGGGCGTTCATCAGGTTCCGCCAGGCCACTGGATTAAAATACAGCGTAAAGATGGCAAGTTGACCATAGAGCAACATAAATACTGGGACATCGACTTCCCACAAGCAGAAGAGCACTTAAAAGTTAAAGAAGAGCAAGAGTATATTGAAGGGGTTCGTGAGCAATTGCTTGAAGCTGTTCACTTGCGACTCAATGCAGACGTTCCCGTTGGTGCTTATTTATCCGGTGGTATCGATTCATGCTCCATTCTTGGCTTATCGGCCTCGGTGCGACAAGACCCTGTAAAAGCATTTACCATTGGCTTTGACGATGCGGACTATGATGAAACGCCTATTGCCACTGAAATGGCTGAAATGACTGGCGCGGAGCAAATTATTTTAGCGCTCTCGGCAGAGCACCTTTATGATCACTTTGAGCGAACTATCTGGCACACAGAGCGTACGATTTATAATACTTTGGGCGTGGCTAAATTGCTGATGAGCCAAAAAGTTCGTGAACAAGGCTACAAGGTGGTGTTAACGGGTGAGGGTAGTGATGAGCTGTTTGCTGGTTATCCCGCCTTCCGCAAAGACATGTTCCTTTATGGCTTGTCTGATCTACCGGACAATTTGAAAAGTGATTTGCAGTCCACCTTAGCAGAGTCTAATGAACTGTTTAAAGGCGCCATGTTACCGCGAGAAGAGTTTAAGTCCGAAGCGATCGATCAAAAAGTCGGGTTTACCCCAACGTGTATTCAAAGCTGGATGGGCTGTGATGGGTTCGCGCGTAATTTAATGGCTAAAGACCACGTCGATGAGATTAAGGATTATGATCCGGGTACAGCGATGGCTGAGCAGTTTGATGAAACGCAATTAGAAGGACGACACCCGCTTGATAAAGCCCAGTACGTATGGATTAAAACCATGCTCGAGGGACAAATTTTGACTTGGGGTGGTGACCGAGTGGATATGGCTAACTCAATGGAGGCGCGTCCGCCGTTTTTGGATCATCACCTAGCCGCCTATGCGGTTAATATTCCGCCGCAAATGCGGATTAAAGGCCCGGTAGAAAAATACGTTCTAAAAGAAGCGATGAAAGGCCTACTGCCAGAAACACTGTATAAACGCCAGAAGTTTGCGTTTATGGCGCCACCAGCTCATACCGATGAGAAAAAGTGGAGTGCTTTAATGGAGTTGATGGACGAGTTTGCCAGTGAAGAGAAAATTAAAGAAGCTGGACTGATTGATTATGCTGCTTTGCAGGATATGCTTCGGAGCCATGATGACCCAACGGTGCCTCGTGATCATAAAGTTCAAATGGATGCGATTTTGAACCATGTATTAGGAGTACAGCTTCTTCATCATCATTTTGTTAAGCAGGATATTCCGAAAAGAGCCGCTGCTAAGGCCCACGAGTTAGGCTGGGCTGCTTAA
- a CDS encoding S9 family peptidase, producing MKSAIVFLFGLLFVTVSQSKNIPIEDFAKKSQFKETRISPDGKHVAFTYEDGNQVKLAVMDLENKEIKISFEAGEDREVTMFFWVNDERIVMLQRKITGWLDGARQYPELVAGNIDGTDRVLLWDYQRSGIRPISRLENDSDKILLGKYHWQDSDVKLHRMDVYNGNMYYNTDSPRPEGEDGMIRSIDVDLNDVPRIAVEFDPVDEDDTTDDIQRLHIKNKHGDWETLILPRKREDFPSVAAVGFNKDNDKFYFTSNHDLDYDGVRGLFVLDTETREIKLLFRHADVDVLGGIYGADGEVIGAYYEPGYPSYFYLQNDSVAKEVQFHKSLRASFNGSKIDMSNYSADGKLTVVNVSSDKNPGDFYLFNRETNKAKYIASSMPHIKPEQMAVVEPFAMKARDGLKMYGQMTIPNGKELKNLPLVIFPHGGPYGVADRWGFDWRAQLMANRGYLVIQLNYRGSGLYGQDFQEAGYGEWGTKMQDDLADATLWAIKQGYADKDRVCMHGISYGGYASMQAAVRHPDLYQCVIPEAGLYDAELQWDKADSFRNASEEYKNSYLRQSFGSSDSKVLEERSPAFHADKVKVPVFLIHGEDDVRVPIENAYVMEEALKKAGKEVQTYYKEDGHGFQKVEYRIESFELIFDFLEEHIGK from the coding sequence ATGAAAAGCGCAATCGTATTCCTCTTTGGCTTGCTATTCGTCACTGTCTCGCAATCCAAAAATATACCTATTGAAGACTTTGCGAAAAAGTCTCAGTTTAAAGAAACCAGAATTTCTCCCGATGGTAAGCATGTAGCTTTTACCTATGAGGACGGAAATCAGGTAAAGCTGGCCGTTATGGACCTCGAAAATAAGGAAATAAAGATTTCTTTTGAGGCTGGTGAGGACCGCGAAGTCACAATGTTCTTCTGGGTTAATGACGAAAGAATCGTGATGTTACAGAGAAAAATTACGGGTTGGCTAGATGGTGCTAGACAATATCCTGAGTTGGTGGCTGGCAATATTGATGGCACAGACCGTGTGCTTCTATGGGATTATCAACGCTCTGGCATACGTCCTATTTCTAGGCTAGAAAATGATTCGGATAAAATCCTACTGGGTAAATATCATTGGCAGGATAGTGATGTAAAGTTACACCGGATGGATGTTTATAACGGAAATATGTATTACAACACTGACTCTCCTCGACCTGAGGGTGAAGACGGTATGATTCGCTCGATTGACGTTGATTTAAACGATGTGCCTAGGATTGCTGTCGAGTTTGATCCCGTTGATGAGGATGATACAACTGATGATATTCAGCGATTGCATATTAAAAATAAACATGGCGACTGGGAAACCTTAATTTTACCGAGAAAGCGAGAAGACTTTCCATCAGTAGCTGCCGTGGGCTTTAACAAAGATAATGATAAGTTCTACTTTACCTCTAATCATGACCTTGATTACGACGGTGTTAGAGGGTTGTTTGTCTTAGATACAGAAACTAGAGAGATTAAACTGTTATTTAGACACGCGGATGTTGATGTGTTGGGAGGTATTTATGGTGCTGATGGAGAGGTTATTGGTGCATATTATGAACCGGGGTACCCAAGTTATTTCTATTTGCAAAATGATTCTGTTGCAAAGGAAGTTCAGTTTCATAAATCGCTGAGAGCAAGTTTTAATGGCTCTAAGATCGATATGAGCAATTACAGCGCTGACGGAAAACTCACGGTGGTTAACGTCTCTAGTGATAAAAATCCTGGTGACTTCTATTTATTTAACCGTGAAACCAATAAAGCAAAGTATATTGCCAGCTCGATGCCACACATCAAGCCTGAGCAAATGGCGGTTGTAGAGCCGTTTGCAATGAAAGCTAGAGATGGGTTGAAAATGTATGGTCAAATGACGATACCTAATGGCAAAGAGTTGAAAAACTTACCACTGGTGATTTTCCCCCATGGTGGACCTTATGGCGTAGCGGATCGGTGGGGCTTTGATTGGCGTGCACAACTGATGGCGAACCGAGGCTATTTGGTCATCCAGTTAAATTACAGGGGGTCAGGTCTGTATGGTCAAGACTTCCAAGAAGCTGGATATGGCGAGTGGGGAACTAAAATGCAGGACGACCTAGCTGATGCTACCCTGTGGGCGATTAAACAAGGCTATGCCGACAAAGATCGTGTTTGTATGCATGGTATCAGTTATGGCGGTTACGCATCGATGCAGGCTGCAGTGAGACATCCTGATTTATACCAGTGCGTTATTCCTGAGGCCGGTTTGTATGATGCTGAATTGCAATGGGATAAAGCTGACTCATTCCGTAATGCAAGCGAAGAGTATAAGAATAGCTACTTAAGACAATCTTTTGGTTCTTCTGACTCAAAAGTTCTTGAAGAGCGTTCTCCTGCTTTCCATGCAGATAAAGTTAAGGTGCCTGTATTCTTGATTCATGGTGAAGACGATGTTCGTGTACCGATTGAGAATGCTTATGTGATGGAAGAGGCTTTGAAGAAAGCTGGTAAAGAAGTTCAAACTTACTACAAAGAAGACGGTCATGGCTTCCAAAAAGTTGAGTACCGTATTGAGTCTTTTGAGTTGATCTTTGACTTCTTAGAAGAGCATATTGGTAAGTAG
- a CDS encoding Zn-dependent hydrolase translates to MTSINIERIENDLYELSKFGFNEKDKGIYRQGLTEVDMQARQWMMDKFKSYGLTTHMDGAGNVCGRLGDPDEPAILIGSHLDSVPAGGMFDGTLGVIAGLECIRVIQENDIEINCPIEIIGTSEEEGRFGGMLGAQALSGHLTLDWLESARDPKGEYLKDALKNCGLDIHDTLRARRDPSSMKAFLELHIEQGPVLENSHKCIGVVDGISGVFKWLVKLKGKADHAGTAPMDMRSDAFMGLADFAHEIHRIIDEEGTDKSRLTIGRVDLKPGYAHTIPGEAHFTIVGRDMQEDVMHQLANSCRKVLSSIARKHKLYFEYEQMSWLEPKYFSPEVVDLIEEEVQKLDYSYMKMPSGAGHDIQFFTELTPTGLIFIPSVGGVSHAPDEWSHWQDVEKGTQVLLNTLLRLAQ, encoded by the coding sequence ATCACTTCAATCAATATTGAGCGTATCGAGAACGATTTATATGAACTGTCTAAGTTTGGTTTTAACGAAAAAGACAAAGGTATCTACCGACAAGGTTTAACGGAGGTTGATATGCAAGCCCGTCAATGGATGATGGATAAATTCAAAAGCTACGGCCTGACCACACACATGGATGGTGCGGGTAACGTCTGTGGACGCTTAGGCGATCCAGATGAGCCAGCTATTTTAATCGGTTCTCACCTCGACTCAGTTCCAGCCGGAGGCATGTTTGATGGAACACTTGGAGTGATAGCAGGACTTGAGTGTATTCGAGTCATCCAAGAAAACGATATAGAGATTAATTGTCCTATTGAAATTATTGGCACCAGTGAAGAGGAAGGCCGGTTTGGTGGCATGCTGGGTGCGCAGGCATTGAGCGGTCATTTAACACTCGACTGGCTCGAGTCCGCGCGCGATCCCAAGGGAGAATATCTAAAAGATGCGCTTAAAAATTGCGGCCTCGATATTCATGACACGCTGCGTGCACGTCGCGATCCATCCAGCATGAAAGCGTTTCTTGAGCTGCATATTGAGCAAGGTCCAGTGTTAGAAAACTCACACAAATGTATTGGTGTGGTTGATGGCATTTCTGGCGTGTTTAAGTGGTTAGTTAAGCTTAAAGGCAAAGCCGATCACGCTGGTACCGCACCCATGGATATGCGCAGTGATGCCTTTATGGGGCTCGCTGATTTCGCTCATGAAATTCATCGCATCATTGACGAAGAAGGTACTGACAAGAGTCGCCTTACCATTGGTCGAGTCGATCTTAAACCTGGCTATGCTCATACCATTCCAGGCGAAGCTCACTTTACCATTGTCGGTCGTGATATGCAGGAAGACGTTATGCACCAGCTAGCAAATAGCTGCCGAAAAGTGCTTTCTTCCATTGCTCGAAAACACAAACTCTATTTCGAGTACGAACAAATGAGTTGGCTTGAACCTAAATACTTCAGTCCTGAAGTCGTGGACTTAATTGAAGAAGAAGTTCAGAAGTTAGATTATTCCTACATGAAGATGCCAAGCGGCGCCGGACATGATATTCAATTCTTTACTGAACTGACTCCGACCGGCTTAATCTTTATTCCGAGTGTCGGTGGCGTGAGTCACGCCCCAGACGAATGGTCACACTGGCAAGACGTCGAAAAAGGGACCCAAGTTCTACTCAACACCTTGCTCAGATTGGCACAATAA
- a CDS encoding TIGR04219 family outer membrane beta-barrel protein, which translates to MKLSKIITATTLLAASSAASADFLGIYVGAERWNYDIDGYISSGSDRVDLNQDLGLQDDDDNVYYLAFEHPVPFLPNVKIQQNNLEGSAIGTASQTFNFDGVTFVEGSELTSSYDLSHIDYTLYYELLDNWVNLDLGLTGKDFDGFTEINYTATTGIVGSSVELKGTIPTIYGKAQFDLPFTGLKTGAIVNIGEKSGDKLSDIKAYIAYEGESGFGVELGYRTFDFEFDDFDSLSSDVKIDGVYAGFTLHL; encoded by the coding sequence ATGAAACTATCAAAAATAATCACAGCCACAACCTTGCTCGCGGCTTCTAGCGCAGCAAGCGCTGATTTTTTAGGTATCTACGTTGGAGCTGAGCGCTGGAATTATGACATAGACGGTTATATTAGCTCAGGCAGTGACAGAGTTGATCTGAATCAAGACCTTGGCCTTCAAGATGACGACGATAATGTGTATTACCTAGCGTTTGAGCATCCCGTTCCTTTTTTGCCTAATGTCAAAATCCAACAAAATAACTTAGAAGGAAGCGCCATTGGCACAGCGTCACAGACCTTCAACTTTGATGGCGTTACTTTCGTAGAGGGCAGCGAGCTGACTTCAAGCTATGATTTATCACACATCGACTATACGCTTTACTATGAACTGTTAGATAACTGGGTCAACCTAGACTTAGGTCTTACCGGCAAGGACTTCGATGGCTTTACTGAAATTAATTACACAGCAACTACAGGCATCGTTGGTAGTAGCGTAGAACTTAAAGGCACCATTCCAACAATCTACGGTAAAGCTCAGTTTGACTTACCTTTCACCGGCTTGAAAACGGGTGCCATTGTTAACATCGGCGAAAAGTCAGGTGATAAACTGTCAGATATCAAAGCTTATATTGCTTATGAAGGCGAAAGCGGCTTTGGCGTCGAACTAGGTTATCGTACTTTTGATTTTGAGTTTGATGACTTCGACTCACTATCAAGCGATGTCAAAATTGATGGTGTGTACGCAGGCTTTACTCTTCACCTGTAA
- a CDS encoding aspartate/ornithine carbamoyltransferase family protein, with protein MVDGSMKFSRVKPDVFGDAHPKALLKRIQEDGDKLQVLANQHIVSAEQFDADTILQLFRLASKYESNPLRFNDPLKGKILISAFYEPSTRTRLSFESAWHRLGGDIMSITDRATTGIAKGESLADVGEMFNNYGDCVVLRESNEDSVTEMTSTLRIPIINAGNGTREHPTQAMADLYTIFKWKPELLENNGTKIKIGVIGVPSFMRTVRSLLKLFALFPDIFEEVVLIHDSEKDEIFTPGQREKLEAKGLNLTVSRSLDDVLPTLDVVYINAIAWVGDSYEEHGTKFKLDKDSPLKDDAIILHPLARGDELSTDLDETPHNWYFSQARGAVFLRMALLTCMVERTERVLDVV; from the coding sequence ATGGTTGATGGCAGCATGAAGTTCTCGCGCGTTAAACCGGATGTGTTTGGCGACGCACACCCCAAAGCGCTTTTGAAGCGTATACAAGAAGATGGCGATAAGCTACAGGTACTGGCGAATCAACACATTGTTTCTGCGGAGCAGTTTGATGCAGATACCATTCTGCAACTCTTCCGACTGGCCAGTAAATACGAAAGCAATCCGCTTCGTTTTAATGATCCGCTTAAAGGTAAAATTCTGATCAGCGCATTTTATGAACCCAGCACCAGAACGCGTTTGTCTTTTGAAAGTGCTTGGCACCGTTTAGGCGGTGATATTATGTCGATTACTGACCGGGCTACAACGGGGATCGCTAAGGGTGAATCCTTAGCGGATGTTGGTGAGATGTTTAATAATTATGGCGACTGTGTTGTGCTGCGCGAATCGAACGAAGACTCGGTTACAGAAATGACCTCGACACTTCGTATTCCAATTATTAATGCCGGAAATGGAACCCGCGAACACCCCACGCAGGCGATGGCTGACCTCTACACCATTTTTAAGTGGAAACCAGAGTTGCTAGAAAATAACGGAACCAAAATAAAGATTGGTGTTATCGGCGTGCCGAGCTTTATGCGGACTGTACGTAGCTTGTTAAAACTGTTTGCATTGTTTCCTGATATTTTTGAGGAAGTGGTGCTGATTCACGATAGTGAAAAGGACGAAATCTTTACGCCTGGTCAGCGCGAAAAACTGGAAGCAAAAGGTTTGAATTTAACCGTTAGCAGAAGCCTTGATGATGTTTTGCCAACGTTGGATGTGGTTTACATCAACGCCATTGCGTGGGTTGGCGATTCGTATGAAGAGCATGGTACTAAGTTCAAACTGGATAAAGACTCACCCCTAAAAGACGACGCCATTATTTTGCATCCTTTAGCAAGAGGCGATGAGTTATCGACCGACTTGGATGAAACCCCTCATAACTGGTATTTCTCTCAAGCACGTGGCGCGGTGTTTTTACGCATGGCATTACTGACGTGTATGGTTGAACGGACCGAGCGGGTACTTGACGTCGTTTAG
- the tcdA gene encoding tRNA cyclic N6-threonylcarbamoyladenosine(37) synthase TcdA, which yields MDTRFGGIARLYGQAGLDKFKQSHICVVGVGGVGSWVAEALARSGIGKITMIDPDEVSESNINRQLVALDSTIGQGKCDVLVERIADINPECEVTVVEDLLKPENTRELIGTEFDYVVDAIDSARSKAALIRHCKRNKIPMVCIGGAGGQIDPQQITVADITRTHNDPLLAKTRSILRYDYGFSSNLRRKYQIPCVYSTEQLSYPLPDGTMTQQKPDSDRAMRMACDVGLGSATHITATFGYFAVGLLLKKLVTKKH from the coding sequence TTGGATACTCGTTTCGGTGGTATTGCTCGCCTCTATGGTCAGGCTGGGCTAGATAAATTTAAACAATCACACATCTGTGTGGTTGGTGTTGGTGGCGTCGGCTCATGGGTCGCGGAAGCGTTGGCTCGTTCGGGTATTGGCAAAATCACCATGATTGATCCGGACGAAGTGAGTGAAAGCAACATCAATCGGCAGCTGGTTGCTCTCGACAGTACTATCGGTCAGGGGAAATGCGACGTCTTGGTTGAGCGTATTGCAGATATTAATCCTGAGTGTGAAGTGACGGTGGTTGAGGATTTACTGAAGCCTGAGAATACTCGCGAGCTAATAGGTACTGAGTTTGATTATGTGGTGGATGCGATTGATAGCGCTCGCAGCAAGGCAGCATTAATACGCCATTGTAAGCGGAATAAAATTCCCATGGTTTGTATTGGTGGTGCCGGAGGGCAGATTGACCCACAGCAAATCACCGTCGCGGATATTACCCGAACCCATAATGACCCTCTCTTAGCCAAAACGCGGTCAATCCTGCGCTATGACTATGGCTTTTCGAGCAATTTGAGACGCAAGTACCAGATTCCCTGCGTCTACTCCACAGAGCAGTTGTCTTACCCCTTGCCAGATGGCACCATGACTCAGCAAAAACCTGACTCTGACAGGGCCATGCGGATGGCTTGTGATGTCGGCTTGGGCTCGGCGACCCACATTACAGCGACCTTCGGTTACTTTGCTGTGGGGTTATTGTTAAAGAAACTCGTTACAAAAAAACACTAA
- a CDS encoding sodium:solute symporter family protein, translating to MGYNPISITTALVLLVVFGVVWIFFGWWLGRKNKSLDDFMLAGRNVGLAFAGATAMATWITSNTTLVAPQLTYELGIWGMVGYSLAALGLILFAPMAKRIKELMPKGYTCGDFIRVRYGKAAWIAFLVVSFCYAMGWLVSLGMAGGVLLDTLSGLSYHVGMTVILVICVGYTLLGGLKAVIATDYVQTIIIIVGVLIIGFVCYQNVGLEKVHEFNKTNHPELLSLLFPAAMMFLFNNIFFGIGEIFHSNVWWSRALAFRPGIGKKAYLMSGLLWLPIPIVTGFIALSAPVLGLYPDSSDMVGPLVAANLLGDIGAIFVFIVVFSALASSLDSLLAATSDLVTRDIYNGLIDKKASKEKLHKISKLVILGLGFVTWLICLPKIATLGALLNFTGAFVASTIWPIVLGLYQRRLSGDFVTAALVLGTTCGLIGFHTIGFYVAALFSCIVSFVICMIGLMVKNDNFDWQRLKNMEKPQ from the coding sequence ATGGGCTATAATCCAATCTCAATAACCACAGCACTGGTACTGTTAGTTGTCTTTGGTGTTGTGTGGATCTTTTTCGGCTGGTGGTTAGGTCGAAAAAATAAATCACTTGATGACTTTATGCTGGCTGGACGAAATGTCGGCTTGGCATTTGCTGGCGCTACAGCGATGGCTACTTGGATCACCAGTAATACGACCTTAGTTGCACCACAGCTAACCTACGAGTTAGGCATCTGGGGCATGGTGGGTTACTCGTTGGCGGCGCTTGGACTTATTTTGTTCGCGCCAATGGCGAAGCGCATTAAGGAACTGATGCCAAAGGGTTATACCTGCGGTGACTTTATTCGGGTGCGTTACGGCAAAGCTGCTTGGATTGCTTTTTTAGTGGTCTCGTTCTGTTATGCCATGGGCTGGCTCGTCAGTCTTGGTATGGCTGGTGGTGTCCTACTCGATACCCTCAGTGGATTAAGTTACCACGTTGGCATGACGGTTATACTGGTTATTTGTGTCGGCTACACCTTGCTAGGAGGCCTTAAAGCAGTTATCGCCACCGATTATGTACAGACAATTATCATCATTGTTGGTGTCCTGATTATCGGTTTCGTGTGTTATCAAAATGTGGGCTTAGAGAAGGTTCATGAGTTTAATAAAACCAACCATCCTGAATTATTAAGCCTGCTATTTCCAGCTGCAATGATGTTCCTCTTCAATAACATTTTCTTTGGGATCGGGGAAATATTTCACTCCAATGTGTGGTGGTCACGAGCATTGGCGTTTAGGCCTGGTATAGGTAAAAAAGCTTATTTAATGTCTGGCCTTTTATGGTTGCCGATTCCTATCGTGACAGGATTTATTGCACTATCGGCACCGGTTTTAGGGCTGTACCCCGATTCAAGCGACATGGTGGGGCCGTTAGTCGCCGCCAACTTACTTGGTGATATCGGTGCGATTTTTGTATTTATCGTAGTGTTCTCGGCTTTGGCGTCGAGTCTGGATTCGTTATTGGCTGCAACCAGTGATCTGGTGACTCGTGATATTTATAACGGGTTAATCGATAAGAAAGCCAGCAAAGAAAAACTGCACAAAATAAGTAAGTTAGTTATTTTGGGACTTGGGTTTGTAACTTGGTTAATTTGTTTACCTAAAATAGCAACATTAGGTGCGTTACTGAACTTTACGGGCGCTTTTGTCGCAAGCACAATTTGGCCGATTGTATTAGGTCTTTATCAGCGTCGCTTGTCAGGAGACTTTGTGACGGCTGCTTTAGTCCTTGGTACCACATGCGGACTGATTGGCTTCCACACGATAGGCTTTTATGTGGCCGCACTCTTTAGTTGTATCGTATCCTTTGTGATTTGTATGATTGGGCTGATGGTCAAAAACGATAACTTTGACTGGCAGCGCTTGAAGAATATGGAGAAACCGCAATGA
- a CDS encoding Hsp20 family protein, with amino-acid sequence MNRIDLSPLYRSSVGFDRLASLLDSTLRGEQSTGGYPPYDIEIIDENQYAITIAVAGFEQDELDIQTEKGVLTVRGRKADGDKERNFLHQGIAYRAFERKFNLADYVEVTDATMNNGLLTINLVKEIPEAMKPKKISIGHGNKTTIEHRSDDKDQAA; translated from the coding sequence ATGAACAGAATCGATCTGTCACCCTTATACCGTAGTAGTGTGGGTTTCGACCGTTTAGCGTCGCTCTTGGATAGCACGTTACGTGGTGAACAAAGCACAGGTGGTTACCCACCTTATGACATCGAAATTATTGACGAAAATCAGTACGCAATCACGATTGCGGTAGCTGGTTTCGAGCAGGATGAGCTAGATATCCAAACCGAAAAAGGCGTTTTAACCGTCCGCGGTCGTAAGGCCGACGGCGATAAAGAACGTAATTTTTTGCATCAAGGGATCGCTTATCGTGCCTTTGAGCGTAAGTTTAACCTAGCCGATTATGTTGAGGTTACAGACGCTACGATGAACAATGGTTTATTGACCATTAATTTGGTCAAAGAAATTCCAGAGGCGATGAAACCTAAAAAGATTTCCATCGGCCATGGTAACAAAACGACCATTGAACATCGGTCTGACGATAAAGACCAAGCTGCATAA